ATGGTTTACTTCACAAGTCCAGATTATAACTTCTTTTAAAGACTTAAAGACTAACGTTCCATTACATGTAGTCCAGATGTGTGAAGCACGTAAATGTGCATACAGAAATGAGATAAATTAGATATTGAAATGTAGTTTACAATAATTACTTGATATGgttttgaaaacaaattgaaatttataATGTATAAGTGTGTCTGGCCTTAATCACAACTGAATCACCTCTCAACTGCAGAAAACAAAGAATACAACCATATCAGTTACTCCCAATGAATGGAAGACTCTCTATTATTAGCACCAGACTTTAAATTATAGTGCTATATGTAGTCAACAGCACACAGTATAGATGACATTATGGTTATTACGTAGCCAAATGCCAAAAATGGTTATTTATATCTTACACTGTGATGCATGCAACACATTCTAATAGAATTAaaatagaaatattttcaaatacaaaACACTAATGCAATAATCAAAGTCACTGTTCCTCTATTATGCCCAGTAACCACATACAAAGTGAGATTTAGGAGAAAGAGAAGGGTGAATTGGGGAAAGGAATGAGCTGGTATTTGAGGAATTACATATCCAAATATATTATGTCTACTAAAATGTTTTGTTGGTAGAGGATGCAATAGACATGTATGCAGAAAATATCAAAATTCAGGGTGGATATAAAGACGCTTTCTTCATGTGGCAAAGTCTTAATATCTGTTTTCCTGCAACTCTATCCTGTTCAATGATCACCACTTGCCAAAAAAAGGTACCTTTTTTTTCAGTACTGCCCCATTCCACAATGTAGCACAATTGGAGGAACCAATTACAATTTCCTTTCCAcaaattgctccccccccccccccccccccaaaaggaaCTCCAGCTTAAAATCTACAAACACAAAGTTATAACAATGTTTCAACTACATTATCAGAGTTCACTTCACTTTGGGCTGCGTGTTACAACACAATGCTGGCCTTAAGTATGTCTAAGGTGATATGTGATACATTTAAAGATACAGAAATGCAAAAAGAAACAACTAAAATTTTCAAGTGACAAAAAGACATGTAGTACAATcctaaaatttgtatttggctactATAAGATACACCAGCAACCAACTGGCTTTGTACACTGCCCTGTCTTGCTCCATTATGAATAAATACAGTACGAGAGCTAAAGTTTTAATTACAAATCAGCGGCAATACAGGATTTCATCAACTGATACTGAATGAATAAAACTGTATATCTCATATTAACAAACACACAATTCAAGTTTCAAAAATACAAGGAACTTGACATATATAATTCAAACATTCTTAAAAtgttttacatttaatattatttacTTCATTGTAATATATACTATATCTCTGTTTCTGGTGGATTGTCTTGTAACCACTGAGATGATTTATTGGTGGTTCCCTCATTTCTATGTATTATCTCTTCTGTGCTTGATACTGAGTGAGATCTTGGAGAATGCACAAGCACTGCCGTTCCAGGCCTGCTGCAATTGCTATTCCACAATTTACTGGTTTCCTGGTGAGATGATCTGCCTGTATACAATACAGGTTCATATGCTGTAGCATTATCTAATAAGATATTACTTGAACCTAGCTGCATACGCATTGAACACAAACGAGGTCCTGGAAGCACAGAATTATCTAAATGTTTGTCTTTAGGCTTAGAAGAATTTAGAAAAGTGAGCTTACTTATGCTGGTTTCTGTAGGCTTCACCATTCCAGGGAATGGCACTTGGCTAACACACTTTTCAGAGGTGGAATATGGTATTAATTTCTCACATTCATTTAAATCTCTTGTTCCCTCTGAACAACTGCTCCTATGTTCACCATTATTTATGTAACTTTTACCATCCCAACTATTCACTTTTGTTCCAGAATTCTCAGAGGTGTTTCTTACCTGACAAACTTGCGCTCTATTTACAAGATCTCCATTACTTTTAGTCCTAACTGTAGCAGATGTATCACTCTTGCCATCACTAACTACTTCAAGATCTATAGTACAATTCTGAACACCTTTAATATTATTTACactgtgttttacataattatGATAACAATTCTGTTTCGAATTTTCACTAGCATCTATATTCGAAAAATCTACTGATTTTAGTTCAGGAGAACTGTTGTTTATTCTGTTGTTGACAGAAGATGTCTGTTTATTACCAAAACCATTTCTCAACATTTCGTCCAATTCACTAGATGATTTACgactttcttcttttttctcaCTTGTGAAACCATTCACTGCAGGAACTGAACTGCCAACAGTAATCACAGCTTTTGGGATTTGAGGGTAAAAGCTTTCagttgatttacttttcttgtaactTCCACTAAGTGGAACACAAGTAACATCACTACTAACAGTCTTGCGTGTTGATGTACTCAGTCTGGAACTGTCAATTTTGATACCCAACCTAGTAGGATTAGTTCCCGAGCTATTATTAGAAGCATAGCTACTGTCAATTTCATTCTGCCTCACTTGGCTACTGCGACTAACAGTTTCACCAGTTCTTGTAGCAATTACATCAACATACCTTACAAGGCCCTGGCTAGCCCTGTTGGTGGCATCAATGACAGTTTTTCCCAAGTCCGCACACTGCCCACACCACAAGCATGGAAAATCAACCTGAATAGTAGCATCACTACCTTTCATATAATTTTCCACAATCCGTCCACTTTGTGAATGGCACTGACAACTTTCACAATGTCTTATCTGTTGACGCTCCCGCTGCCGTTCTTCCAGAACCTTTGCCATTATTGCTGCAGAAACGCTGTCCACTGGTGGCTGTGCTGTTTCTGTCCCTTCATCGGTGCTGTCATCACTCTCTGTTGGCAGAGATAGTagtcattacacacacacaaatctaaaattaagtaactaataataaaatatctcTTTACAGCCTGAAATAAACAAGTAGGTTAACTACAGTCCTCAGTTTAAACAAGGTCAAAGATTTGTTTTCACACAAGTATGGCTAACAAACACAAACTACATCATCAAAGAGGGGCCATGTACGAAAGCATGTCATTTATTAATTGAATGACCAACATCAAACTGAAAAACAGATGGTGACAAATGAACTGTCCACCTTGAGGATATCCAGTACCCAAGTTGTTAGAAATAATGAACAGCGTGATTTAAAGGACCCGAGTGCATGGTAGATTACCTGGCCCAACTGGATCATCGTACTTAGCAATAATTTCCCCCGAGACGGTTGGGGGGGCTGGGCGAGAgagcggtaggggggggggggggcgagagaggaggggggggggggagagaggaggaggggccCAGAAAGGAGGGGGGTTAAGAGAGAGCAATTATTTCCCTTCAAAGAGATGAATCTTCTAATCCAATATATATTTTCACCCTGCCAGGCTCAACCTATTTTAACCTCCTAAACCACTCTTGTTTCTTCTCTTCTATGTCTTAAAACTTGTCCAGccttgttattaatttattgtgttatttAGTTTAAAACTTTATGATAGAAAGTCAGTTGAGTGTTGTGTTTTTTGGATCTACGTACTTCATAGTGGAAGCTCTACCATTATAGTTCACTTGAGGCATTTTGTCATGACATGATAAGCAGTCACACCTGAGGCAGCTAGGTTGTTTAcacgagagagaaagagggagagaaagaaTGAGGGGGGGACCGATCatctgatcatcaccaaacaacgccaTCTGccggaaattttgtgaactttgtttttttttgttctaataaaaccccatgtcattccaagtatgtgtcgatttttacctctctatctacattattctgtggtttattaagttttcaaatttatactgactttttgatcacccggtatatgaggaACAACAGTGGATTTAAGATTGAGCCTTGAGGAATCCCATTATGTGATTTCTCTCTAGTCACAAACAACAATCTCCCTGGACTACAttgattgaattactaagtacaactttcaaCTTTGGTTGATATGGCATTATCCATTGTTcgctataccatcagtcccataaaacttcaatttatccaggagaatactgtgatttacacagtcaaatgccttagatagaatGCAGACAATACCAAACAGCACTATTTTATTACAGTAGTTGCAAAACTTGACGAGTAGCTTTCTCAGTTAAGCAACTCTTCTAAAATCCAAATTATTGTACCTCAGGTGAGGTACTATTCCAGAATACATTACATCCTCATGATGAAAAGGTCAAATAAATTTTGGAAACCAGGATGATGGGGTTTCACTCTGAAACACATACCGCAAATAAAAACCTAAAAGACAAAAGGCAGCTCGTAGGTTTTTATTCATATATACCatacacagtgtcttgaaaggagggtataagatgaacatcaacaaaagcaaaacgaggataatggaatgtagtcgaattaagtcgggtgatgctgagggaattagattagaaaatgagtcacttaaagtagtaaaggagttttgctgtttggggagcaaaataactgatgatggtcgaagtagagaggatataaaatgtagactggcaatggcaaggaaagcgtttctgaagaagagaaatttgttaacatcgagtatagagttaagtgtcaggaagtcgtttctgaaagtatttgtatggagtgtagccaaatatggaagtgaaacatggatgataaatagtttggacaagaagagaatagaagttttcgaaatgtggtgctacagaagaatgctgaagattagatgggtagatcacataactaatgaagaggtattgaatagagttggggagaagaggagtttgtggcacaacttgactagaagaagggatcggttggtaggacatgttctgaggcatcaagggattatcaatttagtattggagggcagcgtggagggtaaaaattgcagagggagaccaagagatgaatacactaagcagattcagcaggatgtaggttgctgtaggtactgggagatgaagaagcttgcacatgatagagtaccatggagagctgcatcaaaccagtctcaggactgaagaccacaacaacaacaacaacaacaacaacaactgtccatTGTGTCTGTTATGTTACGTGAAACCATTATGGGTttgttaaaaaataattatttgtgtatttcttTCCAGCAGCAGTTTTCTTTTGTCTATATCAGTACTTATTCCTTATTTTATCCCTCTACTGTATCATCTTTGAACTGTAGCTGGCAAATTGCTTACTGATTACTGTCTTGATATCCCAATACACCTGAAACATTTTCTGTTCTCATTGTTAAGCTTCATCCTTATATCTGCTGCATGTCTCCTTATCAGGAATTCGATATGCCACCCCATTTTATACCTCCtccatttttttcctcttttctctCTCAAAGAAtccatctgttgtttaaaagttATGTTTTTTTCTCAAGTATATTAAGTTCCTATTTTCTGTACCAGCATTGCATCTCCTGAATGTCAATAATGTCCCGTGTAACTGTCTTTTTGAAACACAGATTACAATTACTACAAAGCTGACAAACTTTTTCATGCTAAAGGAAAAGTGAATTTTTAATGTGACAACAGTTTTCCTTCTCATTTCACCCCTGTCACCTTTCaacatgtttcattttttttactgGCTCCCAAATACAAAATACTGTTATCAAATAATTTATACTGAGTTACTGGTCATAAACACAGCTCAATTTTGTATTAAGTGCAATGCAATAGGAGGGATTTGTGACAATGAGATTTTCTGCCTTCTCTTTCTTGGAACAAATAAAATGAGCTCTGCTTCAGCTTATATGACTGTCACAAAAAATGGTAATTTCAATATAATAAAACAGCTACTGCTCTCTTTAACAtagtaataaaaaatattaacacaATGTTTGTATGTCAAGCTTTTAAGTATTGAAGTTCAGCCCTCATTGTTAAGGTAGAATAAAAATACTGTTTAAAATATGGAAGACTCTATGAAAACCACAAATGAGTACACTAACTGAAAGTAATAGTTTATACTGATTAGATATCACATTTTCAATCCTGCTCTGCCTAAATAAGTTTAgctgtttcagaaaataaatatgaaTTCTCTGTGCCCAATTTGGCTAGTAATTCTGAGTGCTGAAACTTCTCAGAAGAAAATGTGTGTTCTTACTGAGAATATAGCTTTATACTTTTTGACTGTGGTGCTAGAAAAGGTTACCAGTTCATCAAGAAGTTATTATCTGTGCTACACAAGgtaattaatgaaataaatactgatatATGTGAGCTTCATGCTGGCAGTCATCTCAGAATTCCTCAGTTCTTAAACTGCAGCTGCCAAAACTCCAAAGCTACATGTCTTTTCGCACAATATATCTCTTCTTTTTGTGTCCTTTCAACAGCAGAACCATTAACAGGATATCAATCACATTTAAATTACTATTACCTCAAGATATTAAAACTCTACCAGGATTCAAGTTGCAGTTATGCCAATGAACTATCAGTGAGGCTTAATACTGTCTGGGAGGAGACAGCAGTCTTGATGTGGTTTACTAAATAAAAATTTCTTGAAGAAAAAATGTTTAATGCCGAGATTGAAAATATTTCTATTACAATTTTTGAATTACATATTGTCATTGTCTTGTTACTGACAAACGCATGTCACTGCATGACTACTGCTAATGACACTTTCCAATGGATATTTACCACTCTTTTGCATTTTGGACGATTTGAAGATGGCTGCAAATAGCAACCGAAACTAGATGTCAAACTTTAATTGAAATAGCAAAATCTGCAATTCAGGCTTTGCAAGTTTTTCACTCCAAAAAAACTATTGAATTAAAGTGTAACAAATGCATGCTTATAAAAACATAAGGACACTCAAAAATCAATGTGACTGCTCTCTTATTCTCAGTCAGTAACGTTTTATCACCCTAATAGCATTTAATTTGTATGAAGACTCACCACTAGCATTCTTGTTGACAGAATAAACCATAGAAGTTGGTGGGGAAGAGGGTATAGGCACTTTGATGGTCTTCATTTCCATTTTAATAGGAGCTGAATTACTGTCAGGGGCTCTTCTTCTTCCACACATGTATATATATGAAAGGACTTTCTGCTGTAAATCTGCTGGAAGCTGCAGAAAGAACATTAAATTTCAGTGTCTGGTCTTTTTGGATATGTCTAATGTCACATTATTTAGTCAAGTTCTGGTCCAACAGTAATTAAATGCTTTTATTCCAACTTaatacaaacaaaactgtaaattcagattttttacttgACATTTACACAAGCATTACACAtcataaattaaatatttaaactACAGTGTTGCACAGGCATAAAATGTTGCAGAGAAcagaaaacacaaatacaacaatacATTCACTATTGTAAAATAGTAAATTACTGATGTCATCAAATACCTCTGAGACAGCCATTGTTACAGTGGTTACCCATTGCACACATGGTTAAGtctctcttcttcctcctcctcctcctacaaggTAGGTCTCTGTCAGCTGGGTTCTGAATGACATAGCCCACTGTCTAACCTCCCCAATGTGACTCCTTTCTCCTCCCTGAAGAAGGAACTTTTAGTTTTGGAAGCCGTGAGTGCTGTTACATATGTTGTTGTGTTTCTATTGGCTGTACTGGGAAGTGTGCCTTTTGCAGACAGGTAAAGGCCAGAC
The genomic region above belongs to Schistocerca serialis cubense isolate TAMUIC-IGC-003099 chromosome 6, iqSchSeri2.2, whole genome shotgun sequence and contains:
- the LOC126484141 gene encoding uncharacterized protein LOC126484141; amino-acid sequence: MALQTAPMCKECGWSCKSCADQSNLHLHVEIENLKQRLLEREHHIVTMETNFLAEAEKFPNGEYAALTEELLMWQDKYSRLYESYKRVQKVNQNLEDKLLRIVDKCETEKNALVREVASLNQQLTDAKVKVNYLQNENERYRNDVNLAIQLLQCKPNNFVPQRYDSLPADLQQKVLSYIYMCGRRRAPDSNSAPIKMEMKTIKVPIPSSPPTSMVYSVNKNASESDDSTDEGTETAQPPVDSVSAAIMAKVLEERQRERQQIRHCESCQCHSQSGRIVENYMKGSDATIQVDFPCLWCGQCADLGKTVIDATNRASQGLVRYVDVIATRTGETVSRSSQVRQNEIDSSYASNNSSGTNPTRLGIKIDSSRLSTSTRKTVSSDVTCVPLSGSYKKSKSTESFYPQIPKAVITVGSSVPAVNGFTSEKKEESRKSSSELDEMLRNGFGNKQTSSVNNRINNSSPELKSVDFSNIDASENSKQNCYHNYVKHSVNNIKGVQNCTIDLEVVSDGKSDTSATVRTKSNGDLVNRAQVCQVRNTSENSGTKVNSWDGKSYINNGEHRSSCSEGTRDLNECEKLIPYSTSEKCVSQVPFPGMVKPTETSISKLTFLNSSKPKDKHLDNSVLPGPRLCSMRMQLGSSNILLDNATAYEPVLYTGRSSHQETSKLWNSNCSRPGTAVLVHSPRSHSVSSTEEIIHRNEGTTNKSSQWLQDNPPETEI